A section of the Rossellomorea marisflavi genome encodes:
- a CDS encoding peptidyl-prolyl cis-trans isomerase, with the protein METIVPIKGNVTFPITLDAGVWIFDDRKVDLTTYFLQTTEAIDELEEYTKAVSRHWSREIQEGATYPPTLKTEKKYEKERVLTGTFGIPFAPFLKNAEPHADAATVVIETDNGEHSMAITEARDLILGFSLNGRPLKENGPVHAYYGDGSNQADPITSVKAFRIE; encoded by the coding sequence ATGGAAACCATCGTACCAATCAAGGGGAATGTTACATTTCCCATCACATTAGATGCAGGCGTCTGGATCTTTGACGACCGAAAAGTGGATCTTACCACCTATTTCTTACAGACGACAGAAGCGATCGATGAACTTGAAGAATATACGAAAGCCGTATCCCGCCACTGGTCAAGGGAAATCCAGGAAGGTGCCACCTACCCTCCTACACTGAAGACGGAAAAGAAATATGAAAAGGAAAGGGTCTTGACTGGAACGTTCGGCATCCCATTCGCTCCATTCCTGAAAAACGCAGAGCCTCACGCTGATGCTGCCACTGTTGTCATCGAGACGGATAACGGGGAACATTCGATGGCTATTACAGAAGCCCGGGACCTGATCCTCGGCTTCTCGTTGAACGGACGGCCCCTTAAAGAAAACGGGCCGGTCCATGCCTACTACGGAGACGGATCCAATCAAGCAGATCCCATCACATCGGTGAAGGCATTCCGGATCGAATAA
- a CDS encoding YlaN family protein has protein sequence MASEMTINHREKAYELLKADADKILQLIKVQMDNLTMPQCPLYEEVLDTQMFGLSREIEFAVRLGLVDDRDGKELIDSLERELSALHEASTKK, from the coding sequence GTGGCGTCAGAAATGACCATCAATCATAGAGAAAAGGCCTACGAGCTACTGAAGGCCGATGCAGATAAAATCTTGCAACTGATCAAAGTTCAAATGGACAATTTAACGATGCCTCAATGTCCTTTGTACGAGGAAGTATTGGACACTCAGATGTTCGGCCTTTCCCGTGAAATTGAATTCGCGGTCCGTTTGGGACTTGTGGATGATAGAGATGGCAAAGAGTTAATTGATTCTTTGGAAAGGGAACTTTCTGCCCTTCATGAAGCATCGACAAAAAAGTAA
- the glsA gene encoding glutaminase A, producing the protein MTQAQRILEELIRQAAPYTKEGRVADYIPALKEQDADDLAISIHFLDGRTCYAGSHMKRFTLQSVSKVITLALVLMDCGQEEVFSKVGMEPTGDPFNSIAKLETNKPSKPLNPMINAGALAVTSMIKGGTCSEKWERLIAFINHMTGDDVTYNREVAESELKTADLNRALCYFMKQHGVIDIDVEELLDLYTKQCAVEMNCMDLARIGAVFANDGVEPGSGRRIITKDTARICKTFMVTCGMYNRSGEFAIKVGIPAKSGVSGGVMGAVPGKCGIGLFGPSLDDVGNSVAGVKILEMLSSQYSWSIF; encoded by the coding sequence ATGACACAAGCACAAAGGATCCTTGAAGAACTCATTCGGCAAGCTGCCCCGTATACAAAGGAAGGACGGGTCGCCGATTATATTCCTGCACTGAAAGAGCAGGATGCGGATGATCTGGCGATTTCCATTCACTTTCTGGATGGAAGGACATGCTATGCCGGATCACATATGAAAAGATTCACGCTGCAGAGTGTGTCCAAGGTGATCACACTGGCATTGGTCCTGATGGACTGTGGGCAGGAAGAGGTATTTTCCAAGGTGGGGATGGAGCCTACGGGTGACCCTTTCAACTCGATTGCAAAGCTAGAAACGAACAAGCCGTCAAAACCGCTCAACCCCATGATCAATGCCGGTGCACTGGCGGTGACCTCCATGATCAAGGGAGGGACATGCAGTGAAAAGTGGGAGCGGCTCATTGCATTCATCAACCACATGACGGGGGATGATGTGACGTATAACCGGGAAGTGGCGGAATCTGAGCTCAAAACCGCCGATCTCAACAGGGCCCTCTGTTATTTCATGAAGCAACACGGGGTGATCGATATCGATGTGGAAGAACTCCTGGATCTCTATACGAAACAATGTGCAGTTGAAATGAACTGCATGGATCTGGCGCGGATCGGAGCAGTCTTTGCCAATGATGGGGTGGAGCCGGGGTCGGGCAGGCGCATCATCACGAAGGATACGGCAAGGATTTGCAAGACCTTCATGGTGACATGCGGGATGTATAACCGTTCAGGGGAATTTGCCATTAAAGTAGGCATTCCTGCCAAAAGCGGTGTTTCGGGAGGCGTGATGGGTGCGGTACCCGGCAAATGCGGAATCGGCCTCTTCGGTCCTAGTCTTGATGACGTGGGAAACAGCGTGGCAGGTGTGAAGATCCTTGAGATGCTGAGCTCCCAATATTCCTGGAGTATTTTCTGA
- a CDS encoding PhoH family protein, giving the protein MNKIYVLDTNVLLQDPQAIFSFQDNEVVIPAVVLEEVDSKKRYMDEVGRNARHVSKLIDQLRQNGKLHEKIPLYTGGSLRIELNHRSFQQLQDIFVEKTNDNRIIAVAKNLSLEEEAKTGGKTVILVSKDTLVRVKADAIGLIAEDFLSDRVVEVNDVYTGFEEVYVDKEVLDRFYEKGELPLSEVSAHRLYPHEFIILKDALGSSASALGRVDQQGQKLRKLVYDQEHMWGIKARNVQQLMATELLLRDDISLVTMIGKAGTGKTLLALAAGLLQTEDFHKFNKLLVARPIVPVGKDIGYLPGEKQEKLRPWMQPIFDNLEYLFNVKKPGELDDILAGMASIEVEALTYIRGRSIPDQFIIIDEAQNLTKHEVKTILTRVGERSKIVLMGDPAQIDHPYLDEYNNGLTYVVEKFKDQTIAGHVRLMKGERSGLAQLAADLL; this is encoded by the coding sequence TTGAATAAAATTTATGTACTGGATACCAATGTCTTATTACAAGATCCACAGGCCATCTTTTCCTTCCAGGATAATGAGGTGGTCATCCCAGCCGTTGTACTCGAAGAAGTGGATTCGAAGAAGCGTTATATGGATGAAGTCGGAAGAAACGCAAGACATGTATCGAAACTCATAGATCAACTTCGGCAAAACGGAAAGCTCCATGAAAAAATTCCTCTCTATACGGGCGGCTCCCTGCGGATCGAATTGAATCACCGATCCTTCCAGCAGCTTCAAGATATTTTTGTGGAAAAAACAAATGATAACAGGATCATAGCAGTAGCAAAAAACCTTTCCCTCGAAGAAGAAGCGAAAACCGGAGGGAAGACGGTCATCCTTGTCAGTAAAGATACCCTTGTCAGGGTGAAAGCCGATGCCATCGGATTGATTGCGGAGGATTTCCTCAGTGACCGGGTGGTGGAAGTGAATGATGTGTACACCGGTTTTGAAGAGGTGTATGTAGACAAAGAGGTATTGGATCGATTTTACGAGAAGGGGGAGCTTCCCCTGTCGGAGGTCAGTGCACACAGATTATATCCTCACGAATTCATCATTTTGAAAGATGCACTGGGAAGTTCGGCTTCGGCACTCGGGAGGGTGGATCAGCAAGGGCAGAAGCTGAGGAAGCTCGTATACGATCAGGAGCATATGTGGGGGATCAAGGCGAGGAATGTGCAGCAGCTCATGGCGACGGAACTGCTCCTGAGGGACGACATTTCCCTTGTGACCATGATCGGGAAGGCCGGTACCGGGAAGACGCTCCTCGCACTTGCGGCGGGGTTGCTTCAGACCGAGGACTTTCACAAATTCAATAAGCTCTTAGTGGCGCGTCCCATCGTGCCCGTCGGAAAGGATATCGGCTATCTTCCTGGCGAAAAACAGGAAAAGTTGAGGCCGTGGATGCAGCCGATCTTCGATAATCTGGAGTATCTGTTCAATGTCAAGAAGCCCGGTGAACTGGATGACATCCTTGCCGGCATGGCTTCCATTGAAGTGGAGGCCCTCACCTATATCCGTGGTAGGAGTATCCCGGATCAATTCATCATCATTGATGAGGCTCAGAACTTGACGAAGCATGAAGTCAAGACGATCCTCACCAGGGTCGGGGAGAGGAGTAAAATCGTCCTGATGGGAGATCCCGCACAGATTGATCATCCATATCTGGATGAATACAATAATGGACTTACGTATGTGGTGGAAAAGTTCAAGGATCAGACGATCGCCGGTCATGTCAGATTGATGAAGGGTGAGCGATCGGGTCTCGCCCAGCTTGCGGCGGACCTGTTATAA